The following nucleotide sequence is from Brachyspira suanatina.
TAGAGATATGGCTAAAAATATTCTTATGCAAAATGATTTTGTAAAAGAGCTATATTCAAATAAAAGTGATTATAATTTATTTAATGAATTATCATTACAAACTACTAACGAAGTTGATAGATCAATATTATTATACTGTTACGGCGATTATGATAATGCATACACAGAATATGATAAAATATTTAAGAAAGCTGAAAAAGTAAATTATCCATTATTTTATTTTGCTGAAAAGATTTTTAAAGATTCAGGAAATACTAAAAGGCTTATGCAGATATCTGTTAATATAGGAAAGTATTTTGACTATCCTTATACTTATAATACAGATTTGCTTCCGGATGAGTTTAGAAAAATGGTTTATCCTAGATATTTTGATGAGTATGTTCTTCCAGAGGCAAAGCATTATAAAATAGATCCGTTATTTGTATATGCTATAATGCGTGAGGAAAGTACATTTGATCCGAAGGCTAAATCTTGGGTTGGAGCTATGGGACTTATGCAGTTAATGCCTGCAACAGCAGCAGAGCAAAATAGAAATCCTAGATACAGATACGATCCTTTAGATTTAACCGATCCTAAACAAAACATTAATATAGGTATCGGACATTTAAGCTGGTTATTTAAAAATGAAAATGCAAGCAACTATATAATAGTGGCTGCAAGTTACAATGCAGGTTCAGGACGCGGAAAAAGATGGAAGTCCGAATATGGTACTAATAATATGTATCGTACAGGAAGATTCATCGATATTGAAGAAACTGAATATTATGTAGAGAAAGTTATTAATAGTTATGAACATTACAGTAAATATTATCAAGATTAATATGTAATTATTTTATAGACATATTTGAAATATACTGAAAATTTTTAAGTTTGTCAATCAATACACTTTATGTAGAATTATCAACTTTTTTGTCGCACACGCTCTGCGGACTTCGTCAAAGTTGCTGCCATAGGCACGCTTCGCGAAAACGCAATTGCTATAACTTTATATTAAAAAATACTTATTAAATATAGGATATAACCTAAATTTAAAGTAAAAATGCAGTCTTTTTGGTTCTTTTATACCAATAAAAGAACTGGGGGGTGTGAGGGCTAGTCCCCACTAATAATAAAATAATTTTTGATAAAATATGTTTGTTTAGGTATATAATCGAAATGTAAAATTTATTTGCAAAAAATCAAAAAAGTAATACAATAATAGTTACTATATAAAAACTATTTCAGGCTTATTTTAAATGAAGAATACTATCTTAAAAATTTTTAATAAAAGAGTTTTACTTTTTACATTTTGTTTTGAAATCATTGTTATTGTAATGACATCTATATTAGGTGCTCAAGATATATCATTACAAAAGAATATTATATCAAAAAATAAAATCAATTATGGTACAGCATTAGAACTTCATAATAGAGAAAAATATTTAGAGGCTTATAATCAATTTACAAATATTATGAATACAGAAGATGATATGATTATAAGAGATTATGTTATATATTACGGTGCTAAAAGTGCTTTGCTTACTAATATGTACAATGAGGCAATAGATTTATATGCTTTACTAATGAAAGAATATCCTCGTTCATCATTGTACCCTTATGCAGAGCAGTATAAAGCATTAGCAGAGTTTTACAGAGATGATTATCCTATAAGCGATTTTTTTAATGGAAAGACTCAAAAATGGATCAAAGAGTTTGTAGGAATAAGAGCTTTAAGAAATACTGATGATACTAATAAGGCTAGAATGATAGCTTATGAACTTTTAAATAGATTCGGATTAAGTGAAGCTGCTATATATTATAATAATAATTTCTCTGAAGATATTTCATCTTTTCCAAATAATTTAAAATTTAAAACAGCAGCTATACTTTATGAAGCAGGATATAGAAAGGCATCTTTGAAACATTTTCAAGATTTATATGATAATAATTCGCATAAGGCAAGTTCTACATATTATATGGCTAGAATTAAACAGAAGTCCGGAAATAGAAAAGATGCTGCAGCTTTATTCGATGAATATTTATCAAACGCCAATAATAAATCACATAGAAGATTAGGGCTTTACTATTCAGCAGATAATTATACTAAATTAAAAAATTATAATAAGGCAGCAGATCTCTATAATACTTTTTTGAAAGAATATCCTAGAGATGATTATGTACCTAGAATATATAATAGTTTTGTTACTTTGAGTTTGAATAGAAATAATTTAGTTCAAGCAAAAACTTATCTTACAAATACAATGAAGAGATTCCCTAAAAGCTGGCAGACAGAACTTGCTTTAAAATCATATTTAAGAAAGGCATTTAAATTAAACAATAAAACAGAAACTTATTTTGCTACCAAAGCTTTAGAGGCAAGATATCCTAGTTTCAGACATGATTTTGCATTATCTTGGAATATGTGGACGGCTGAAGAGTTTGGAGATATTGAAAAAAGAGATGAATATTTAATGAAAACACTTCTTACAAGTAAAAGCCATTATTTCGTAAAAGGTGCTTTGAGTCTTGCTAATAATGAAATGATAGCTAATGTTCAGCTTAGCAATACTTATTATTTGAATGAAGCTAAAAGATATTATGCAGATTCTAATTTTACTAAATCTATGCAAATGCTTAATAAGATACAATTTTTAAATTATATTGCTACAGGCAAAGAAGATAATATCACAAGAGATGCTAGGGCATTAGCTAAAAATATTCTTATGAGAAATAAATTTGTAAAAGATTCATACGCTAATAGGAGCGAGAATGATTTATTTAATGAATTATCACTTCAGACTAGAAGGGAAGTTAATAAAGCAATAATATTATACTATTACGGCGATTATGATAATGCATATACAGAGTTCGATAAAGTATTTAAAAAGACTCAGGTAACATATCCTTTATTTTATTTTGCTGAGAAAATATTTAAAGATTCAGGAAATACAAAAAGACTTATACAAGTATCCGCAAATATAGGTAAATATTTTGGATATC
It contains:
- a CDS encoding transglycosylase SLT domain-containing protein — its product is MKNTILKIFNKRVLLFTFCFEIIVIVMTSILGAQDISLQKNIISKNKINYGTALELHNREKYLEAYNQFTNIMNTEDDMIIRDYVIYYGAKSALLTNMYNEAIDLYALLMKEYPRSSLYPYAEQYKALAEFYRDDYPISDFFNGKTQKWIKEFVGIRALRNTDDTNKARMIAYELLNRFGLSEAAIYYNNNFSEDISSFPNNLKFKTAAILYEAGYRKASLKHFQDLYDNNSHKASSTYYMARIKQKSGNRKDAAALFDEYLSNANNKSHRRLGLYYSADNYTKLKNYNKAADLYNTFLKEYPRDDYVPRIYNSFVTLSLNRNNLVQAKTYLTNTMKRFPKSWQTELALKSYLRKAFKLNNKTETYFATKALEARYPSFRHDFALSWNMWTAEEFGDIEKRDEYLMKTLLTSKSHYFVKGALSLANNEMIANVQLSNTYYLNEAKRYYADSNFTKSMQMLNKIQFLNYIATGKEDNITRDARALAKNILMRNKFVKDSYANRSENDLFNELSLQTRREVNKAIILYYYGDYDNAYTEFDKVFKKTQVTYPLFYFAEKIFKDSGNTKRLIQVSANIGKYFGYPYNDNVDLLPDEFRKRVYPRYFDEYVVPEAKYYKIEPAFVYAIMREESLFDPKAQSWVGAMGLMQLMPTTAAAENKKSRYRYNPLDLTDPKQNINLGVSHLGWLFSSQKASNYILVAASYNAGSGRGRRWKAEYGTNNMYRTGRFIDIEETEYYVERVIKSYEYYSKYYKD